The sequence GAGAGCTTAACCCTCCTCTCTAACCCCATCCCTAGTAGGAGGAAGCCTAGGCTAGTCGTAGAGATAGCTAAGCCGGGCGGGACGAAGACCCACCAGCTCCCGTTGAGGAGGGCACCGCGGGTCATGGCGAAGTGGAGCATCGTCCCCCAGCTAGGAACCGTGGGGTCCCCGAGCCCTATGAAGCTCAAGCCGGCCTCGAGGAGGATGGCGTAGGATACACCGAGGATGAACCTCGAGAGCGCTACGCCCATGACGTTAGGGAGGATGTGCCTGAACACGATGTAGAGCCTGCCCGCCCCTATCCCTACGAGGCTCTCTACGAACTGGCTAGACTTAAGCTGCTGAGCCCTAGCCCTCACCAGCCTAGCTGTGACTGGCCACCAGAGGAGGCCTATGACTAACACGAGGTTCCAGAACGAAGGCGAGAGGTAGGCAGCCAGCACTATCATGAGAGGTAGCGCCGGGATCACTATGAAGAGGTCAGTTAGCCCGCTTAAGAGCTCGTCCACGACCCCTCTAAAGAAGCCTGCGAGGGCTCCGATTACAGTGCCGATCGTAGTAGATATTAGCGAGCCCATGAAGCCCACTAGTAGCGAGACCTTGCCTCCTTGCATTAGCAGCGTTAAGACGTCGTCACCTAGATCATTGGTCCCCAGAGGGTTTAATGCGGTGGGCGGTGAGTATGGGAGCTCTGACCTAGGGAACACCACCACTGTACCGATCGCAAAGGACGAGAGGGACATGGCCACGGCGCTCGATACTAGCACCGCCCCTAAGGCCTCTAGAGGAGAAAGCCTCACCTAGGCCACGCCTCCTCCCTTATCCTAGGGTCTAGGAGGTAGGATGCGAGGTCCGCTAGGGCGTTGGCCGCTACGACGACGAGGGCGGTCGTGGTGAAGGCCGCCTGTAGTAGAGGGTAGTCCCTCTCCACCACTGCCTGCCACATGGTGTAGCCTATCCCTGGCCAGCTGAACGCTATTTCCACTAGTAGCGCCCCTGAGAAGGCGAACCCTATCTCGATAGCGGCGAGGGAGAGGAAGGGGGCTAGAGAGGGTAAGAGCAGGTGCCTAGCCTTAAAGGTGGTCCCCCTCAGCCCCTTCGACCTAGCAGTAGTTACGAAGGCCTCTTCAACCACCTCTATCGTAAGGCCCCTCACTATAAGGGCGACGTAGGCTGTGTCGTAGAGGAATACCACGAGGAACGGGAGGGCTAAGTGGCTAATGACTACGGCGGCAGGCGCCCCCGCCGGAGGCGCCCCTCCGGTCGGCGTGAGGTTTAGCCAGAGGGAGAACACGAGGATGAGTACCATGGACGTCCAGTAGGGGGGTATGGAACGAACTAGCACTAGTATGGACGAGGCCGCCTGCTTAAGGCGCTTCTCTGCCCTAAAGCCTAGGTGGAGGCCCAGTATCGACCCGGCCGCTAAGGAGGCCGCTACGGGGGGGAGGGTCATGAGCAGGGTCATGGGGAGCCTCTCTACTATTATCTCTAGCACCGGCCTCCCGTAGCTAAACGAGTACCCCATATCTCCGTTGATGAGGTTGCCTAGGTAGATGAAGAACTGCTCCACTATCGGCTTGTCCAACCCGTACTTAGCGGTGAGGGACTGTATGATCTCCGGGGTCCTCAAGGCCACTCCGTAGAACTCCTCTCCGAAGAGGAGGACGAGGGGGTCTCCCGGCATTAGCCTGGGGATGGCGAAGTTCACGGTGACTATGGTGAAAACTAGGACGAGGTACCTAGAGAGCTTACGAATAAAAAAGGGAGGGTTTTAGAGCAAGCCCAGCCGGCTAGGCTCTTCAACGCAGCCACCCTAGTCCTTGACGACTATCGAGTACCACGTCTCCCTCGTAAGGATCCCGTACATCGGCTCGTACGAGAGGCCATCGACTAGGTCTGACCTATAGGGCTGTACTATCTTACCCCAGTACAGGGGTATGGCGTACATCTTCTCCGCGTACAGGTCCTGTAGTATAGCGTAAAGCTCCCTCCTACGCCCTTCGTCAGCAGTCCTCAACAGCTCATCGACCACTGCGTGATACGATGGGTCGGCCACGTTCGCCCAGCCCATACTCCTACTATCGAAGTAGAGCGTGCCGGCGTCGGCGTAGGTCAGCATACCCCAGAACGTCGTCCTAGAGACAGCGGTGTCGAAGTCCTTCGTCTTCTCCATAACTGTCCCGAAGGTGCTGACGTCCACTGGGATCAGCCTGACCCTTATCCCTACGCCCTCCAAGTCCCTCTTTACTAGCTCCGCGACCCTGAGGGACTCTACGATGTCAGACCTAACCACCATCCTAATGGTGAAGCCCGTCCCGTTCGGGTAGTCCCTCCAGCCGTCTCCATCGGCGTCGACGAACCCGAGGGAGGAGAGCATCTCTTTAGCGCGGGTCACGTTCTTCACCAGCTTGGGCTTATCGACGTAGTAGTTCCAGCAGTCAGGTATCCATCCACGGGTCGGGACCTTAGCGTAGCCCGCCGCTACGTAGTTGACGTAGTCTTCGTAGCTTAGCGCGTAGGATACGGCGTGCCTGAACTCAGTAATGTTATACGGGTACCTCAAGCAGTTAAACCAGAGGCTGTTATCTACTCCGAAGTTAGGGTAGATGAGTACGCCCACCCTCCTGTCTTCGAGCAGAGAGGGCACGTAGAACGGATCTACCCCCTTCGCGTACATGTAGGTCACGGCTAC is a genomic window of Candidatus Nezhaarchaeota archaeon containing:
- a CDS encoding ABC transporter permease, whose product is MRKLSRYLVLVFTIVTVNFAIPRLMPGDPLVLLFGEEFYGVALRTPEIIQSLTAKYGLDKPIVEQFFIYLGNLINGDMGYSFSYGRPVLEIIVERLPMTLLMTLPPVAASLAAGSILGLHLGFRAEKRLKQAASSILVLVRSIPPYWTSMVLILVFSLWLNLTPTGGAPPAGAPAAVVISHLALPFLVVFLYDTAYVALIVRGLTIEVVEEAFVTTARSKGLRGTTFKARHLLLPSLAPFLSLAAIEIGFAFSGALLVEIAFSWPGIGYTMWQAVVERDYPLLQAAFTTTALVVVAANALADLASYLLDPRIREEAWPR
- a CDS encoding ABC transporter substrate-binding protein yields the protein MSLAKRALLLVALAAAVVILAAAAWLVASMPQQAAQGAVKTLKIGTTNIVKTDNYVKDYYMGIFASCFILDTLARIDASGKVIPHLVKWSTNDSRVWRLTLAANAKWHDGKPVTADDIAFTIMYLKEKHPSYAVHFRFIKSAVVLDHRNVEVSLDREWAAFPVSVLVVTRLMPKHVWSKVADPQSYTGDDRNVGCGPFIYGGFDAASGVMTFLANKDYWMGPPKVDKVVLKFYTSTDAMLMALKKGEVAVTYMYAKGVDPFYVPSLLEDRRVGVLIYPNFGVDNSLWFNCLRYPYNITEFRHAVSYALSYEDYVNYVAAGYAKVPTRGWIPDCWNYYVDKPKLVKNVTRAKEMLSSLGFVDADGDGWRDYPNGTGFTIRMVVRSDIVESLRVAELVKRDLEGVGIRVRLIPVDVSTFGTVMEKTKDFDTAVSRTTFWGMLTYADAGTLYFDSRSMGWANVADPSYHAVVDELLRTADEGRRRELYAILQDLYAEKMYAIPLYWGKIVQPYRSDLVDGLSYEPMYGILTRETWYSIVVKD
- a CDS encoding ABC transporter permease, with translation MRLSPLEALGAVLVSSAVAMSLSSFAIGTVVVFPRSELPYSPPTALNPLGTNDLGDDVLTLLMQGGKVSLLVGFMGSLISTTIGTVIGALAGFFRGVVDELLSGLTDLFIVIPALPLMIVLAAYLSPSFWNLVLVIGLLWWPVTARLVRARAQQLKSSQFVESLVGIGAGRLYIVFRHILPNVMGVALSRFILGVSYAILLEAGLSFIGLGDPTVPSWGTMLHFAMTRGALLNGSWWVFVPPGLAISTTSLGFLLLGMGLERRVKLSSKSLVEVA